A single window of Syntrophotalea acetylenica DNA harbors:
- the trmB gene encoding tRNA (guanosine(46)-N7)-methyltransferase TrmB has translation MTQRMIEITSPWFLAEETLAIPTDFSAVFGNKNPLALEIGCGIGDFITQLATRQPQRNFIAIDIYNKGCLKTCNRLQQNGLSNVRVIRTEARYLLAQFLTPESLAAVYINCPDPWPKKRHRKRRLVNGEFLLALLRAMRPGADLFFSSDVADYALDVADQLQNLPGFENRMSAPVAFELADYPLSKYMRRFLAQGQPIHFIHHRRRVGDTGHAMPPQPVSRGFRSAWSEHHA, from the coding sequence ATGACACAGCGCATGATCGAAATCACATCGCCCTGGTTTCTCGCGGAGGAGACACTCGCCATCCCGACCGATTTCAGTGCGGTGTTCGGCAACAAGAATCCCCTGGCCCTCGAAATCGGCTGCGGAATCGGGGATTTCATCACGCAACTGGCAACCCGGCAGCCACAGCGAAACTTTATTGCCATCGACATCTACAACAAGGGCTGTCTAAAAACCTGCAACCGGCTCCAACAGAACGGCCTGAGCAATGTCCGCGTCATCCGCACGGAAGCACGCTATCTGCTGGCACAATTTCTGACGCCTGAAAGCCTGGCGGCGGTCTACATCAACTGTCCGGACCCCTGGCCCAAAAAGCGCCACCGCAAAAGACGCCTGGTCAATGGCGAATTCCTGCTGGCCCTGCTGCGCGCGATGCGCCCCGGCGCCGATTTGTTTTTCAGCAGCGACGTCGCCGATTATGCTCTGGACGTGGCTGACCAGCTACAGAACCTGCCCGGGTTTGAAAACCGAATGTCAGCCCCCGTTGCATTTGAACTGGCTGACTACCCCTTATCAAAATACATGCGCCGGTTTCTGGCCCAGGGTCAGCCGATCCATTTCATCCACCATCGGCGGCGGGTCGGCGACACCGGCCACGCCATGCCCCCGCAGCCGGTGAGCAGGGGATTTCGCAGTGCCTGGAGCGAACACCATGCCTAG
- the aroF gene encoding 3-deoxy-7-phosphoheptulonate synthase produces the protein MLIVMHHSATEEQVRCVAQAVAALGLTAQPIPGGQRIAIGVLGNRGYVDDATIRDLPGVMEIIHVSKPYKLVSRDFHPAPTVVRVGSVNLGDGFPPVVMAGPCSIESQEQILEAARQVKEAGAHILRGGAFKPRTGPHTFQGLGAQGLEFLHVAAREVGLPAVTEVMRIEQLEMACRHVDMLQIGARNMQNFDLLKEIGRLRFPVLLKRGLSATVEEFLSAAEYIVAEGNDQVVLCERGIRTFETATRNTLDLSVIPLVQSLSHLPIIVDPSHATGRRFLVPVMARAALVAGANGLMVEVHPAPEKALCDGAQSLTGEGFCRLMHELRFLQECLAGMASSVAGPSA, from the coding sequence ATGCTTATCGTCATGCATCACAGCGCGACCGAAGAGCAGGTTCGTTGCGTAGCGCAGGCTGTGGCCGCTCTCGGATTGACGGCCCAGCCGATTCCCGGTGGCCAGCGTATCGCCATTGGTGTGCTTGGCAACCGGGGTTATGTGGATGATGCCACAATCCGTGATTTGCCCGGCGTGATGGAGATTATCCATGTCAGCAAGCCCTACAAACTGGTATCCAGGGATTTTCATCCCGCGCCGACGGTAGTCAGGGTTGGTTCGGTAAACCTTGGTGACGGTTTCCCGCCGGTGGTGATGGCGGGGCCCTGCTCGATTGAGAGCCAGGAACAGATTTTGGAAGCCGCCCGGCAGGTCAAGGAGGCCGGAGCGCATATCCTGCGGGGAGGAGCCTTCAAGCCGCGTACCGGGCCTCACACCTTTCAGGGGCTGGGCGCGCAAGGGCTGGAGTTTTTGCATGTCGCGGCGCGGGAGGTGGGGTTGCCGGCGGTGACCGAGGTGATGCGTATCGAGCAGCTTGAGATGGCCTGCCGTCATGTCGATATGCTCCAGATCGGTGCCCGCAACATGCAGAATTTCGATTTGCTCAAGGAAATCGGAAGATTGCGATTTCCGGTGCTGCTCAAGCGCGGGCTGAGCGCAACCGTAGAGGAGTTTCTGTCGGCGGCCGAGTACATTGTGGCCGAGGGCAACGACCAGGTTGTTTTGTGCGAGCGCGGGATCCGCACATTTGAAACCGCCACCCGCAACACCCTCGATCTGTCGGTGATCCCGCTGGTGCAGTCCCTGAGCCACCTGCCGATCATTGTCGATCCCAGTCACGCTACCGGACGTCGTTTTCTGGTACCGGTCATGGCACGGGCCGCGCTGGTGGCTGGTGCGAATGGCCTTATGGTCGAAGTCCATCCTGCTCCCGAAAAGGCTTTGTGCGATGGTGCGCAAAGCCTTACAGGCGAGGGGTTTTGCCGGTTGATGCATGAGCTGAGGTTTTTGCAGGAATGCCTGGCGGGGATGGCTTCGTCGGTAGCGGGGCCATCAGCCTGA